In Leptospira bourretii, a genomic segment contains:
- a CDS encoding porin OmpL1, with translation MLKSLRFGMMGFLLLCLAGSLSAQSGPRSYFMIGLGAQFDLAQLGGTITKDGLDSGRPRLDGSGQPYGTPQKAIYAENTLISLKRTTGGAIGAKTNGAMVGGNINVGYEKEGVFGINSLFWRINVNYTTKIAGGDTSSTVMGYKWLDQEWHYTAWTVPTYLGIKLYNAANDTAVYVGAGVNYFQGWWGVSGTINNPGLQTFAPGVLGPGGTLLGDAPSPGIHKENVRFGASGVGLNWLVGAQTKITDKGHLFFELETILSAGMGVGGVASVGGASALAPWVAYPVVIGGQTYRVGYKIEI, from the coding sequence ATGCTGAAATCTCTACGTTTTGGAATGATGGGGTTCTTACTTTTGTGCTTAGCTGGTAGCTTAAGCGCACAATCTGGTCCTCGTTCTTATTTTATGATCGGTCTTGGAGCTCAATTTGACCTAGCTCAACTCGGTGGAACCATCACAAAAGATGGTCTTGATTCTGGTCGACCAAGGCTTGATGGCTCAGGCCAACCATATGGAACTCCTCAAAAAGCGATCTATGCAGAAAACACATTGATCAGCTTAAAGAGAACCACTGGTGGTGCAATTGGTGCAAAAACAAACGGAGCTATGGTGGGTGGTAACATCAACGTAGGTTACGAAAAAGAAGGGGTTTTTGGAATCAATAGCCTTTTTTGGAGAATCAACGTAAACTATACAACAAAAATCGCTGGTGGTGATACATCTTCGACTGTAATGGGTTACAAATGGTTAGACCAAGAGTGGCATTACACTGCTTGGACAGTTCCAACTTACCTAGGAATCAAACTTTACAACGCAGCGAACGATACTGCTGTTTACGTTGGTGCTGGTGTGAACTACTTCCAAGGATGGTGGGGAGTTTCTGGGACTATCAATAACCCTGGACTTCAAACTTTTGCTCCAGGAGTTCTTGGACCAGGAGGAACACTTCTTGGTGATGCTCCAAGCCCAGGAATTCACAAAGAAAACGTACGTTTTGGTGCAAGTGGAGTTGGTTTGAACTGGCTCGTAGGTGCACAAACAAAAATCACTGACAAAGGTCACCTTTTCTTTGAGTTAGAAACTATCCTTTCTGCTGGAATGGGAGTTGGTGGAGTTGCGTCTGTCGGTGGAGCTTCTGCTCTTGCTCCTTGGGTTGCTTACCCAGTAGTAATCGGTGGACAAACTTACCGCGTAGGTTACAAAATCGAAATCTAA
- the carA gene encoding glutamine-hydrolyzing carbamoyl-phosphate synthase small subunit, which produces MQAFLVLANGTVMKGRSFGANKNSIGEVVFNTSMAGYQEIITDPSYKGQLVTLTYPMIGNYGINPDDMESDKIQASGLIVKEYVKRPSNFQSKETLSEFLIRFGVPAIEGIDTRKLTRIIRNSGAMSCGIFISETYEDSFLEAVKNAPSMEGQDLAQVVTCEKPYVFGAHSPSKFKLAVYDYGIKRNILKLLDAAGFNVHVFPAKTKAEDLLKEGFDAFFLSNGPGDPAPLDYAISSAKAIMDAKKPLFGICLGHQIIGLALGKKTAKLKFGHRGGNHPVRNEETGKIEITSQNHGFHVLGESTSEIPITRINLFDNTVAGLKTKGLPVMAVQYHPEACPGPHDSAYHFQEFYTMVESSKS; this is translated from the coding sequence ATGCAGGCTTTTTTGGTTTTAGCAAACGGAACGGTCATGAAGGGCCGATCCTTCGGTGCAAATAAGAATTCGATTGGTGAGGTAGTCTTTAACACCTCTATGGCGGGATATCAGGAAATCATCACTGATCCTTCCTACAAAGGCCAACTCGTGACCCTCACTTACCCCATGATTGGGAACTACGGTATCAATCCAGACGATATGGAATCGGATAAGATTCAGGCTTCTGGACTGATTGTCAAAGAATATGTCAAACGACCTTCCAACTTCCAATCCAAAGAAACTCTGAGTGAGTTTCTCATTCGGTTTGGAGTACCCGCAATAGAAGGGATAGATACGCGCAAACTAACGCGCATTATTCGGAATTCGGGAGCAATGTCCTGTGGAATTTTCATTAGCGAAACCTACGAAGATTCTTTTTTAGAGGCAGTCAAAAACGCACCTTCCATGGAAGGACAAGACCTTGCCCAAGTGGTCACCTGTGAAAAACCATATGTGTTTGGTGCTCACTCTCCTAGCAAATTTAAACTTGCTGTGTATGACTACGGAATCAAAAGAAACATCCTCAAACTTCTAGATGCAGCAGGATTCAACGTGCATGTATTCCCTGCAAAAACCAAAGCAGAAGACTTATTAAAAGAAGGATTTGATGCTTTTTTCTTATCCAATGGGCCAGGGGATCCGGCTCCTTTGGATTATGCCATTTCTTCTGCAAAAGCCATTATGGATGCAAAAAAGCCCCTGTTTGGAATTTGTTTAGGGCACCAGATCATTGGGTTGGCTCTTGGGAAAAAGACAGCCAAACTTAAGTTTGGTCACCGTGGCGGAAATCATCCTGTTCGAAACGAAGAAACCGGAAAAATTGAAATCACATCCCAAAACCATGGGTTCCATGTTCTTGGTGAGTCAACAAGTGAGATACCAATCACAAGGATCAATTTGTTCGACAATACGGTTGCTGGTCTAAAAACCAAAGGCCTTCCTGTGATGGCAGTCCAATACCATCCAGAAGCTTGCCCAGGCCCACACGATTCCGCTTACCATTTCCAAGAATTTTATACTATGGTAGAATCCTCTAAATCCTAA
- a CDS encoding DUF5808 domain-containing protein codes for MSYGEDKNFWGIPYGTEISAEAFVKDIWDPSTDEILTPKQFFGLGWGINLHALGRRVGVIK; via the coding sequence ATGTCATACGGTGAAGATAAAAATTTTTGGGGAATCCCATACGGAACTGAAATTTCAGCAGAAGCATTTGTAAAAGATATTTGGGACCCAAGTACAGACGAAATCCTAACACCAAAACAATTTTTTGGACTAGGTTGGGGAATCAACCTACATGCCCTTGGACGACGAGTGGGCGTGATCAAATAG
- a CDS encoding MBOAT family O-acyltransferase: protein MLFNSISFLFHFIFFYLIYYFVSNRIRKYLLLFFGIYFYSQWGIKPTVLLLTSVIFNYSLARYLANELGQKRKVIFIFGVSANLLYLAAFKYFVFVWQLFSDLKISFGFPGIVWKPEIILPIGISFYTFHNISYLIEVNDKRINPTKNFFTFAIYDLFFPLLLLGPIERPGNLIPQIESEQTITKEKIWNGISLFLWGVFIKSTIADPFSRYVEIHASSFESLEPGILWIVAPVIAFQVYADFFGYSLCAMGLAEMMGFQLMNNFKRPFFSSNPSEFWSKWHISLSTWLRDYVYIKLGGNRHGFLRENTNLMVVWFLAGIWHGAGYGFVIWGVYLGLCLVLYRCLKHYGLVKENIGFISHLGVFFTFYSFSLGLLLFRIQSPSETILILQNLSSLPNLSSIPLMILLTALPLILFDFWQEKKDTDRPNFFISTKPYTFLFIFFFLFLWFSLFSPFGKQDFFYFQF, encoded by the coding sequence GTGTTATTTAATTCGATTTCTTTTCTTTTCCATTTTATATTCTTTTATTTAATTTACTATTTCGTTTCTAACCGAATTCGAAAATACCTACTTCTTTTCTTTGGAATATATTTTTATTCGCAGTGGGGAATCAAACCCACCGTTTTACTGCTAACTTCCGTAATTTTTAATTACTCTTTGGCAAGATACCTTGCAAATGAGTTGGGTCAAAAACGTAAGGTAATATTTATATTTGGTGTAAGTGCAAATTTACTCTATCTTGCTGCTTTTAAATATTTTGTGTTTGTTTGGCAGTTGTTTTCTGATTTAAAGATTAGTTTTGGATTTCCTGGAATTGTTTGGAAACCTGAAATTATTTTACCAATTGGAATTTCTTTTTATACATTCCATAACATAAGTTACTTAATCGAAGTTAATGACAAACGAATCAATCCTACAAAAAACTTTTTTACTTTTGCAATTTATGATTTGTTTTTCCCGTTGTTACTTCTTGGGCCAATTGAAAGACCAGGAAATCTAATCCCACAGATAGAATCGGAACAAACCATCACCAAAGAAAAGATATGGAATGGCATATCGTTATTTTTATGGGGGGTTTTCATTAAATCCACAATCGCTGATCCATTTTCCCGGTATGTAGAAATTCATGCTTCGTCTTTTGAATCTTTGGAACCTGGGATATTATGGATTGTGGCACCAGTCATTGCTTTTCAGGTGTATGCGGATTTTTTTGGTTATTCCCTTTGTGCTATGGGTCTTGCGGAGATGATGGGCTTTCAGCTAATGAATAATTTTAAAAGGCCTTTTTTTTCTTCGAATCCATCTGAATTTTGGTCCAAATGGCATATTTCTCTTTCGACATGGTTACGAGATTACGTCTATATTAAGTTAGGTGGAAACCGTCATGGTTTTCTTCGGGAAAATACAAACTTAATGGTAGTTTGGTTTCTTGCCGGAATTTGGCATGGTGCAGGTTACGGATTTGTAATTTGGGGAGTGTATTTAGGATTGTGTTTGGTTCTCTATCGCTGTCTAAAACATTACGGTTTGGTGAAAGAGAATATAGGTTTTATTTCTCATCTAGGCGTCTTTTTTACTTTTTATAGTTTTTCATTAGGTTTGTTACTGTTTCGGATTCAGTCGCCCTCCGAAACAATCTTAATATTACAAAATTTATCTTCTTTACCAAATCTTTCTTCCATACCTTTGATGATCCTTTTGACAGCATTGCCATTAATTCTTTTTGATTTTTGGCAGGAAAAAAAAGATACAGATCGTCCGAACTTTTTTATCTCCACAAAGCCATATACATTTCTTTTTATTTTTTTCTTTTTGTTCCTTTGGTTTTCATTATTTTCTCCGTTTGGAAAACAAGATTTTTTCTATTTTCAATTTTAG
- a CDS encoding GAF domain-containing protein, with the protein MGLLDRAEEIKKTSGSQTPKSQTNSQDKPSLLKKAEHFREEPESPIIDSVPIADSDSEWLDDSFPDTLATEIGDLPNPDGEEEFDLSDIPELTDADFGDLADEEWDENPLPQLENDLENGPNDYQPISDEDSESLVEPDLDFDLPTDEEPLPELEAESPETPEPTPTPEPTKANEPEFGDDLIDRDYHDDIAEPDAPLPEVNIFDEWENDAKREAAKQPLRQTKDDPAPIGEDVLFDDESDFGTAPMSYHLASKKRIENYQAIFEITKEIASSKEFSDYFDNLVYSLIGQVGCNSVVVLTSTNPKNPKWEAVAAQGIPSKDSWYLSPNDEIYSRISDSETVIYAGEFKSSRLPNRELNLLNEMGSEILVPIRHGQKCFGVLSLGKLINGEEYITDDLEFAKIVGDIAGSVFERVSEFELMNDNLVQAKEVIGINESVLQSAREFARVRKMDEAYDLLIDNIKNKLGVKQFSFLVLDSETRSDYIVFGSNFILPERAKDFKLSKDSDIVGMVSNVPGVYKLENFREDSELKSIFTNDELGIMNEFTILPIINLNWLVGMVVVHSTGTAWTDTTRDVAVALLETSAPVFANLLILQEKEALFRNPFNPLESRILSEIEKSSQMNLNFTVSLFKIQNVSRMVHLVGAGTFARYADVLRKTMMDHIGELDFFTRVGQGKFAMVLHGKDKEETEVVIKKIKSSFAKKEEAIIGSFRATYRVLNLSYPDDTKDKNQFLEMVEEA; encoded by the coding sequence GTGGGACTTCTCGATAGAGCCGAAGAAATTAAAAAGACTTCGGGTTCCCAGACTCCAAAATCGCAAACAAATTCCCAAGACAAGCCGTCTTTATTGAAAAAGGCAGAACACTTTCGAGAAGAACCAGAATCTCCTATCATAGACTCGGTTCCAATTGCAGATTCCGACTCAGAATGGTTAGACGATAGTTTTCCAGATACTCTGGCTACAGAAATTGGTGATCTTCCAAATCCCGATGGAGAAGAAGAGTTTGATCTAAGTGATATACCTGAGTTGACCGACGCCGATTTTGGTGACTTGGCGGATGAAGAATGGGATGAAAACCCTCTCCCACAATTAGAAAATGATTTAGAAAATGGTCCGAATGATTACCAGCCAATCTCAGACGAAGATTCCGAGTCTTTAGTAGAGCCAGATTTAGATTTTGATTTGCCTACCGATGAAGAGCCATTACCTGAACTTGAAGCGGAATCTCCAGAAACACCAGAACCAACACCAACTCCTGAACCAACAAAGGCAAACGAACCAGAGTTTGGTGATGATTTAATTGATCGTGATTATCATGATGATATTGCAGAACCCGATGCCCCACTTCCAGAAGTAAACATTTTTGATGAGTGGGAAAACGATGCAAAGAGGGAAGCTGCAAAGCAGCCGCTAAGACAAACAAAGGATGATCCAGCTCCGATCGGCGAAGATGTATTATTTGATGACGAGTCTGACTTTGGAACTGCACCAATGTCTTATCATCTTGCCTCCAAAAAACGAATCGAAAATTACCAAGCCATCTTTGAAATCACCAAGGAAATTGCTTCATCCAAAGAATTTTCTGATTACTTTGATAACTTAGTTTATAGTTTAATTGGACAAGTAGGTTGCAATTCAGTTGTTGTCTTAACTTCAACGAACCCCAAAAATCCGAAATGGGAAGCTGTTGCTGCACAAGGAATTCCATCTAAGGATTCTTGGTATCTTTCTCCAAACGATGAAATCTATTCTCGTATTTCTGATTCTGAAACTGTTATTTATGCAGGCGAATTTAAATCGTCTCGTTTGCCCAACAGAGAATTAAATTTATTAAATGAAATGGGTTCTGAAATCCTTGTTCCCATTCGGCACGGGCAAAAGTGTTTTGGAGTATTGTCTCTTGGTAAACTGATCAATGGGGAAGAATATATCACCGATGATTTAGAATTTGCAAAAATAGTTGGTGATATCGCAGGTTCAGTATTTGAAAGAGTATCTGAATTTGAGTTGATGAATGACAATTTAGTACAAGCAAAAGAAGTCATTGGAATCAATGAATCTGTCTTACAATCTGCAAGAGAATTCGCCCGTGTACGTAAAATGGACGAAGCCTATGATCTTCTCATTGATAACATTAAAAACAAATTGGGCGTAAAACAGTTTTCCTTTTTGGTGTTGGATTCGGAAACCAGATCTGACTATATCGTGTTTGGTTCTAATTTTATTTTGCCGGAAAGAGCCAAAGATTTTAAACTAAGTAAGGACTCTGATATTGTAGGGATGGTATCCAACGTTCCTGGTGTTTATAAGTTAGAAAATTTTAGAGAAGACTCGGAGCTGAAATCTATTTTTACAAATGATGAGTTAGGGATTATGAACGAGTTTACTATCCTTCCCATTATCAACCTCAATTGGCTTGTGGGAATGGTAGTTGTTCATTCGACTGGTACTGCTTGGACAGACACAACAAGGGATGTTGCTGTAGCTCTCCTTGAAACTTCTGCTCCTGTATTCGCTAATCTTTTGATTCTACAAGAAAAAGAAGCGTTGTTTAGAAATCCATTCAACCCTTTAGAATCTCGAATTTTAAGCGAGATCGAAAAATCCTCTCAGATGAATTTGAATTTTACCGTTTCTTTATTCAAAATTCAAAATGTATCCAGAATGGTTCATTTAGTAGGGGCTGGAACATTTGCTCGTTATGCGGACGTTCTTCGTAAAACGATGATGGATCATATCGGGGAATTGGACTTTTTTACTAGAGTTGGGCAAGGAAAATTTGCAATGGTTCTTCATGGAAAAGACAAAGAAGAAACAGAGGTTGTTATCAAAAAAATCAAATCCTCTTTTGCAAAAAAAGAAGAAGCAATCATTGGTTCGTTTCGTGCCACTTACCGGGTTCTAAATTTGTCTTATCCCGATGACACCAAGGACAAAAATCAATTTTTGGAAATGGTTGAAGAAGCCTAA
- the atpC gene encoding ATP synthase F1 subunit epsilon, with product MSKELTLTVISPDKILYQGKAESVILPGSVGYFGILPGHATLVSQLDFGLIKLHTAGKEFRIAIDGGFCEVRNDQIRVLTEGGDSEDDLSHDHAVELLEEAEALPISKDKEILLKKAKVRILLHER from the coding sequence ATGAGTAAAGAACTGACTTTAACAGTCATCTCTCCTGACAAAATCCTTTACCAGGGCAAGGCAGAATCTGTGATTTTGCCTGGTTCTGTCGGTTATTTTGGAATTTTACCAGGCCATGCAACTCTTGTCTCCCAACTCGATTTTGGGCTGATCAAATTGCATACAGCTGGAAAAGAGTTCCGAATCGCCATCGATGGAGGATTCTGCGAAGTGAGAAATGACCAAATCAGAGTTCTCACCGAAGGTGGGGATTCTGAAGACGATTTGTCCCATGACCACGCGGTAGAACTCCTAGAGGAAGCGGAAGCCCTTCCCATTTCCAAAGACAAAGAAATTCTACTAAAGAAAGCAAAAGTTCGCATTTTACTGCACGAACGTTAA
- the atpD gene encoding F0F1 ATP synthase subunit beta, whose translation MNKGKIKQIIGSVMDISFDSGNMPEIYNAVEIQSKVNGKDVTITAEVQQHIGDNTVRAISLQSTDGLKRGLEVVDTGAPISVPVGTKTLGRIFNVLGEAIDELGDLPKDVKKLPIHRNAPSYEEIKPKTEIFETGIKVIDLLAPYIKGGKTGLFGGAGVGKTVLIQELINNIAKQHGGYSVFAGVGERTREGNDLWNEMKESGVIDKTVLCFGQMNEPPGARLRIALSALTMAENFRDESGSDILLFVDNIFRFSQAGSEVSALLGRMPSAVGYQPTLSTEMGGLQERITSTVRGSITSVQAIYVPADDLTDPAPATAFAHLDATTTLSRAISEKGIYPAVDPLDSTSRIMNPQIVGEDHYNTAREVQRILQRYKDLQDIIAILGMDELSEDDKILVSRARRLEKFLSQPFHVAEQFTGRPGKYVKLEDTIRSFKGIIEGKYDTLPEQAFYMVGSIDEAIEAAKQLKG comes from the coding sequence ATGAATAAAGGTAAAATTAAACAAATCATCGGTTCGGTAATGGACATCAGTTTTGATTCCGGGAATATGCCTGAGATCTACAATGCTGTAGAAATTCAATCGAAAGTAAACGGCAAAGACGTAACAATTACAGCAGAAGTGCAACAACACATTGGGGACAACACAGTTCGTGCGATCTCCCTTCAATCCACAGACGGGCTAAAAAGAGGATTAGAAGTTGTTGATACAGGAGCTCCCATCTCTGTTCCAGTTGGAACAAAAACTCTTGGTCGTATCTTTAACGTACTCGGTGAGGCAATCGATGAACTCGGTGACCTTCCAAAAGACGTAAAAAAATTACCAATTCATAGAAATGCACCTTCTTACGAAGAAATTAAACCAAAAACAGAGATCTTTGAAACAGGGATCAAAGTCATCGATCTTCTTGCTCCTTATATCAAAGGGGGAAAAACAGGACTATTCGGTGGTGCTGGGGTAGGAAAAACCGTTCTTATCCAAGAGCTTATCAACAACATCGCAAAACAACATGGTGGTTACTCTGTGTTCGCTGGTGTGGGTGAAAGAACTCGTGAAGGAAACGACCTTTGGAACGAAATGAAAGAATCGGGAGTTATCGACAAAACAGTTCTTTGTTTTGGTCAGATGAACGAACCACCAGGTGCTCGTCTTCGTATCGCACTTTCTGCTTTGACTATGGCAGAAAACTTCCGTGACGAATCCGGATCAGACATCTTACTTTTCGTAGATAATATCTTCCGTTTCTCACAAGCAGGTTCTGAAGTATCGGCTCTTCTTGGTCGTATGCCATCTGCGGTAGGATACCAACCAACTCTTTCTACAGAAATGGGTGGATTACAAGAGCGGATTACTTCCACGGTTCGTGGTTCCATCACTTCGGTGCAAGCGATCTACGTTCCTGCCGACGACTTAACTGACCCGGCTCCTGCGACTGCGTTTGCTCACTTAGATGCAACAACGACATTATCTCGTGCCATTTCTGAAAAAGGGATTTATCCTGCAGTGGATCCACTCGATTCCACTTCACGAATCATGAACCCACAAATTGTTGGGGAAGATCACTACAACACAGCTCGTGAAGTACAAAGAATCCTTCAAAGATACAAAGACCTACAAGATATCATTGCGATCCTTGGTATGGACGAACTTTCTGAGGATGACAAAATCCTAGTATCTCGTGCTCGTCGTTTGGAGAAATTCCTCTCACAACCGTTCCACGTAGCAGAGCAGTTCACGGGTCGACCTGGAAAGTATGTAAAATTGGAAGACACGATTCGTTCCTTCAAAGGAATCATCGAAGGTAAGTATGACACCCTTCCAGAACAAGCATTCTATATGGTCGGATCGATTGACGAAGCAATCGAAGCGGCGAAACAACTCAAAGGTTAA
- the atpG gene encoding ATP synthase F1 subunit gamma, with translation MATPREIKKRINSVKNTRKITRTMEMVSTAKAKKATNKVNAAKPYADLTRELVSSLSSLAGIIHSPYLRKPDKIRKVAILAIAANRGLCGGFNSNLLRMVKNRIEELKSKGVEVEVHAAGKKAIAFFKFAKVELVTTHTNIDDKAGSKEANDLASYFMERFANESVDSVEIISTHYYSAATQSPEITTVLPLSMEDTSSKGSSGPEVLYEPDPKTILENLLPMVIKTTFVKIILESVASEHIARRVAMKAATDAAGEMIKLLTRGYNRVRQAKITQEISEIVGGAEAIS, from the coding sequence TTGGCGACACCGCGTGAGATAAAAAAGAGGATTAACTCGGTTAAAAACACGAGAAAAATCACTCGAACCATGGAGATGGTCTCCACGGCTAAGGCAAAAAAAGCCACTAACAAAGTGAATGCGGCAAAACCATACGCTGACTTAACACGTGAGTTGGTGTCTTCTTTGTCTAGCCTTGCTGGGATCATTCACAGCCCTTACTTAAGGAAGCCGGACAAAATCCGAAAAGTCGCTATCCTTGCAATTGCCGCAAACCGTGGGTTATGCGGTGGCTTTAACTCCAATCTTCTTCGTATGGTCAAAAACCGTATCGAAGAATTGAAGTCAAAAGGTGTGGAAGTAGAAGTCCACGCTGCAGGAAAAAAAGCCATTGCTTTCTTTAAATTTGCAAAGGTTGAGTTGGTAACAACACATACCAATATTGATGATAAAGCAGGCAGTAAAGAAGCAAACGATCTTGCTTCTTACTTTATGGAACGTTTTGCAAATGAATCAGTGGATTCTGTTGAAATTATTTCCACTCACTATTATTCGGCAGCAACTCAATCTCCGGAAATAACAACTGTTCTTCCATTATCTATGGAGGATACAAGTTCTAAAGGTTCTTCTGGCCCGGAAGTATTGTATGAACCGGATCCAAAAACAATTTTGGAGAACCTTCTACCAATGGTGATCAAAACAACTTTTGTTAAGATCATTTTGGAGTCGGTAGCATCCGAACACATTGCACGAAGAGTGGCGATGAAAGCGGCGACAGACGCAGCAGGTGAGATGATCAAACTTCTTACTCGCGGTTACAACCGAGTTCGTCAGGCAAAAATTACACAGGAAATTTCAGAAATCGTAGGGGGAGCGGAAGCCATCTCCTAA
- the atpA gene encoding F0F1 ATP synthase subunit alpha — MKIKTDEVTSVLKQEIKNFKKDLQVEEVGTVLEVGDGIARVYGLTNVMSGELVEFQNGVRGQAFNLEENSVGVVIFGDYIKIEEGFSVKRVGKIFEVPVGPELLGRVLNPLGEVIDGKGPLNAKKTRPVESPAPGIAMRKSVHEPMQTGIKAIDAMIPIGRGQRELIIGDRGTGKTSIAIDTIINQKGKGVICVYVAIGQKASTVASTIEMLREKGALEYTIIVSANASEPAPMLYIAPYSGATMAEYFMYEEGKATLVVYDDLSKQAVAYRQMSLLLRRPPGREAYPGDVFYLHSRLLERAAKLDDKFGGGSMTALPIIETQEGEVSAYIPTNVISITDGQIYLQSNLFASGLRPAVDVGISVSRVGSAAQIKAMKKVAGTLKSDLAQFRDLEAFAQLGTELDPVTQAQLDRGYRVLEILKQPNNSPNPVEEQVISIFAVTKGFMDTIPTAKVREFEAFLLKTMREQHPEVLEEIRTAKEVKQEAALQKTIKSIVEHFLAKNN; from the coding sequence ATGAAAATTAAAACAGACGAAGTAACGTCGGTACTAAAACAAGAAATTAAAAACTTCAAAAAAGACCTTCAAGTTGAAGAAGTTGGAACGGTTCTCGAAGTAGGGGACGGGATTGCGAGAGTTTACGGACTCACAAACGTAATGTCAGGAGAGCTTGTTGAATTCCAAAACGGAGTTCGAGGACAAGCATTCAACTTAGAAGAAAACTCCGTCGGGGTTGTAATCTTTGGTGATTATATTAAAATTGAAGAAGGTTTTTCCGTTAAACGTGTAGGAAAGATCTTCGAAGTTCCAGTAGGACCAGAACTTCTCGGTCGTGTTCTTAACCCACTCGGGGAAGTGATCGACGGGAAAGGACCTCTGAACGCTAAAAAAACAAGACCAGTTGAGTCACCAGCTCCTGGAATTGCGATGAGAAAATCGGTTCATGAACCAATGCAAACTGGTATCAAAGCAATTGATGCAATGATCCCGATTGGACGTGGACAAAGAGAGCTCATCATCGGTGACCGCGGAACAGGAAAAACTTCCATCGCGATCGACACCATCATCAACCAAAAAGGTAAAGGTGTGATCTGCGTTTACGTAGCGATTGGACAAAAAGCATCTACTGTTGCTTCCACCATCGAAATGTTACGCGAAAAAGGTGCTCTTGAGTATACGATCATTGTATCGGCTAACGCATCGGAACCTGCCCCAATGTTATACATTGCACCTTATTCTGGTGCGACAATGGCTGAATACTTTATGTATGAAGAAGGAAAAGCAACACTTGTTGTATATGATGACCTTTCCAAACAAGCCGTAGCTTACCGACAAATGTCACTCCTCCTTCGCCGCCCACCAGGTCGTGAAGCATACCCTGGGGACGTATTTTACCTTCACTCTCGCCTCCTTGAAAGAGCAGCGAAACTTGATGATAAATTTGGTGGTGGGTCAATGACAGCTCTTCCTATCATCGAAACACAAGAAGGGGAAGTATCTGCCTACATTCCTACAAACGTAATTTCCATCACGGATGGTCAGATTTACCTTCAATCCAACCTATTTGCATCGGGTCTTCGCCCTGCGGTGGATGTGGGGATTTCTGTATCACGGGTTGGATCTGCAGCACAAATCAAAGCGATGAAAAAAGTAGCGGGAACTCTCAAGTCCGACCTCGCTCAGTTCCGTGACTTGGAAGCGTTTGCACAGTTGGGAACTGAACTAGATCCAGTCACACAAGCTCAGCTTGATCGTGGTTACCGAGTTCTTGAAATTCTCAAACAACCAAATAACTCACCAAATCCAGTGGAAGAACAAGTGATTTCGATCTTCGCAGTAACAAAAGGTTTTATGGATACAATTCCTACTGCAAAAGTAAGAGAATTCGAAGCCTTCCTTTTGAAAACAATGAGAGAACAACACCCAGAAGTATTGGAAGAAATCAGAACTGCAAAAGAAGTAAAACAAGAAGCAGCTCTGCAAAAAACAATCAAATCGATTGTTGAACATTTTTTAGCAAAGAATAACTAA
- the atpH gene encoding ATP synthase F1 subunit delta, producing the protein MSLNQISKVYATALLELAKETNSLESTEEELSTLVDIFFSDESIRHYFLSPLVDPSEKERTAEKSVQGKASEIVANFITLVVRKNRFLFLKDILEDFRTGVDRLKNRSSLRIVSKDSLGKEAVDRITKSISSKFGRDVRVTEHTDLNLIGGFKIYIDDFLIDASIRAKLAGIEEALLQKKIPVGAFE; encoded by the coding sequence ATGAGTCTGAACCAAATTTCAAAGGTTTACGCAACGGCACTTTTAGAGTTAGCAAAAGAAACTAACTCGCTTGAGTCAACGGAAGAGGAACTTTCAACGCTTGTTGATATTTTCTTTTCCGATGAATCAATCCGCCATTATTTCCTTTCTCCATTAGTAGACCCTTCCGAGAAAGAACGAACTGCAGAAAAGTCAGTTCAAGGGAAGGCATCGGAAATCGTTGCCAACTTCATTACACTTGTGGTTCGTAAGAATCGATTTCTATTCCTCAAGGATATTTTGGAAGATTTTAGAACAGGAGTGGACCGACTTAAAAATCGTAGTTCTCTTCGCATTGTTTCCAAAGATTCTCTTGGCAAAGAAGCCGTAGATCGAATCACCAAGTCTATCTCTTCCAAGTTCGGACGCGATGTTCGTGTCACTGAACATACGGATCTTAACCTCATCGGTGGATTCAAAATCTATATAGACGACTTTTTAATCGATGCCTCGATCCGTGCAAAACTTGCCGGAATAGAAGAGGCTCTCCTCCAAAAGAAAATCCCAGTCGGAGCATTTGAATGA